aatgctaaagcaaaaaatacagattaaattatatttgttaatgtaccACGATAATTTACCTTGGGaccgccttcgtgagtgaacagaTGTAGAtctgtttatgtatttttatgagtAACGAGTGTATCTCGTACTCGTAATCTCGTAGCCGTAAGGTACTTACTCGTAATCGTAGTATACCTACTCCTCACTCATAAAATACAagggtattttataaatatttaaaagatgcaATGCAATGAGCtgattaaaaagtaaagttgtataaaaaatttaatttaattcccgaatttctttttttcctattgtatctaaaaaataacaaaacttacTCCCTGTAATCCTCGTGTTGTAATATTTTCAGTCGccaaaatctaaaattttagtaaaattactattattggTTATTTTCGAATAAAGTTATTTTCGTTCCTATCCCGCATCGGTGTGTTATTGCCAAACGTTCCCGGTTGCTACGAGGCGACAGGCGCATGGCCGAAGTGACTTACGGCAAACTGGATTAagttaaatctaaaaaaacCAACAGCAtttaactaagaattgaattaattctaataaaatggTCCTCTTTCATTACCCACGTAAGACTATCAATAGGTATACGTGTACGCCAACTTTTACGAAATGGAATTGTACAATCATTTGTTTTGTAGAGGttacaatagtttttattttaaaataataaatcagtaaTCATAAATCAGAAAAAGAGGTCAGCTCAGTTCAGTTAACAAAGTAAGTCACATCGCGGCGCAAAAGATACCTTTcattaagttataaattttttagGAGCCTAATATGTTAgtattcgaaatatattttatgatatttcataaatactCAAGTGAGAACATACCGTTATCATTAACGTGACTGTAACCGTATACGATGACATTGTAGAATAAGAAAAGCATAATATACTAATCTCACTCATTTCTTGATAAACTAACaatcaatttatcaattatctacacataaaatcaattattcctCGCTTTTCTCACAATAGGTTGATACTAAGATTTAATACTTTCTTCAATGAAGCTACGTGTAGTTTGGTAAAAAATTTAGCCGGCTCGAAAATGATTGGCATGTTATTATAggtttttttgtatttagtaaGTTAGGTTTTCGTTCAAGTAAAAACAAACGAcggtgaaaaataataattaatacacccACTTAcaagttaaaaacaatttaaaggaTTTAACAAGACAGAAATATgcgtgattttaataattaaaactctaaagttttattgttgataatttaaaaatactgataAGTTTTGTATTAGATAACGCGAGGTGCGATATGCGACAAATAAGTATaggtttaattttcaataatataattcatagagGTCGTATCGACTTTATTGATTGCCACAGATACTAATTGAAATACAATTCGACAGtcaataaatctaattatagtgatataagtacatatatttttatgttgattaAATAATGAAGTTACAATcgatatatatctattaaatctaaaatagatATCTTCTACAGCATTACTTATTAAatccatttaataatattaggtacacataataaacattttgtaaatatattaatttagtgaAAGAGTTTTCTTGATAGTCACActcttatatacatacaatagaATAAGACCAAAGAAAGCCCCGCTATGTACAGCCATAGGCCATATTCCCTTTACATATTAACTAGTTGATCCCGCTTACAATACACAGATTTCACTACCGCGTATTGTCCCGATCCAGTCACTCACTTTGAAGTTTCTTTGGAAAATTTATAGTTGAAACACTACGTGCATAGTAGAGACGCTACGAGACGAAAATATGTTCCGTTGACATTTTTCTAGCCGGAGTCGTTTAGGCTTAGTTCCATTTGTTCCTCACCACGGAACTGAGTCGCCGTCCCCACATAAGATTGTATCATACGATCGTACCCTGAAGGTGTTGGGGGTCTGGGGTAGGTGGCAAGCCAGATCCCGCCGATGTAGAGGGAAGAGCCGCTGCCATATCCTGATATCCAAATCGATCCATGGGACCCTCATCTGGTGGTGTCACCTCCAGACCAATGCTTCCATTGAGAGCAATCTTAATAGCATTCGCATTCTGCTGTTGTTGCTGGTGTTGAAGAAGTGAATTAAAGTGTGAGATTCCGATTTCTTCCAGGCTGCTCTTCCGGCGACGAGAACTAGCAGGCGTACCCAGTCCCTGTCGCAGGGAGTTGGATCGACGCAGCAAGATGTCGTCTACTACTCGAAGAGAATTTGAACGCCCACGAAAGTCAGTAATGATAGTGGGGCTATCAGGAAGAGAGAGGGAGTTCGCCTTCGCATTTGTCAACGGCGGCGCTCGTGGCGAAAGGCTTGAAAGGCCTCCAAGTGCTGATCCACGACGACTGCCTGCTGCAGCAGCCTGAATAAGTGCACCAGAGCAGAAGCTTATGTTGGACTTGCGTCGGCTGTTATGACGTTCAAACGTCTTTTGCGCTGAGAATGGTGAAGGGCGCACCAGATATCTGAAAggagaaaattttattaaaaacatcttaattttGTGACTTCAATTATCCTTTCAGAAAAAACTCACATGATGTCGCCTTCTTGCAAGTTGAGGTCGCAGCTTGGATTTATAATAACGTATGAGAGACTGTTTCGTTTCTCGCTAACGTCGTCATAATCGACTCCAGTCAAGTTTAATGACTCAATTCTAGATCGTACAAGATTAGCAATTTCTGCTCTCTCAATTTGCTGTGCATGGTTATCTCGAGCTTCGTCAGCCAAACTTGTTGAATACTAaaacataagtaatattttgaaactatGCGTAGTAGATACAAGAagcaaataaactattatatattaatttatgtgcGTTACCGTTTCTCTTACTAAGTTTTATTTGAGTTTTGTACATGCATTTGACGAGTGACTTACATTTGATATAAGACGATTCAACAAAATGTATGTCTTGAAAAAATGAGTATTAAACTCCAAACAGTTGATACCCAAGACAcacgtttcatttaaaataatgtgtaatttaatatatcgaACATATTATGCGTTGTGCACACTGGAACAGACTGTTCTACTTTAAGTCTAACGAACTAAGTGCAAATAACGCACAATTGCGAAATGTCTACTGCTAGGATCTAGACTAATCTAAAGCTCGATAAATGGATATAAGCAGTAGATTATTAGCAATTATAAAACTGCTATAAACTTATGATGAGAttgttaaagttataaaaatctaaatgacAAAATACCTTTACACCTGCGTCTGTTACagcaaaattaaaagtattaaaacaaatattaagagTTTTTATGTAACCCCAAGGCATGGGTCATTGGTGACTATCGGAAAATATTCTTCGAAATTggtgtaaaacaaaacaatagaaAACTTTTTCTCGTACGTTTTGTTAGTCACCAATGCGGGCGATAGTGTGGCGGGGTCTTACCGCTGGAGTACGGTCTCCGTAGCAGCCGCTGAGACAACCCGTGGTTCCCCGGCGCGATCGGGCTCCCCTTCCTTCCGACCCACCGTCTCCTGCCGGCCCAGCATCCCCCGTCGCCTGCTGTAACTTGCCTATCACACGTCTGCTCCGCCTATAAGTCCCTAAGTGCGACGCTCGCTCGCATActgatattgtaaaataaatcttgaCCTATTTTTACATTTCGAATAGTTTACGAAAAATCGTTGATAGGATAACAGCATGACaggtgttttatttaattaatgcgaGAGAGCATCAAAATTGTGAAAAATGATATCTGCGGTCTACGTTCTTATGAGGTGCATGCTGAACGGTCTAGAGTATTAAGATTATGCATTGTTTTGTAATGCAATACTAGAAATATACAAGTTTATACTACAAGCATCAAGTGAAGTTTAAAATCTAAGCTAAGGCAGGTAATCACTTTCACAATAgacaaattaaatagaaaacctTACATGATTTGGCAGAATTTATGAGAAACCATGCAAAGATCATGTCTATTATCGGATTCTGATGAAGGGTGTTTACGCTCTCTGCGTATAGCAGCAAATTTTCTGGCAAATCAAATCGGCGGTGGTCCATCGCTAGGTTGATGTAATATGATGTCGTCGTCCAACTATTTCTTTATCTAACAGTCCATGCAGATACGTACTAATAGGACAACAATATGGCGGGATTGCGATCATCGAGCTCGATACCGATATGCGTGCAATTCAGTTTTAGTTGTTGTGTTTGATTTGACCCGCAGCGATAAAATGTCAATTGAAAACACTCTTTAGTCAGATCCGTATTCACGCAAAAGCACAAAGGGTCGACATTTTGGCTATAGCAATTTGCGATTGAATAGAAAATTAAGCTcgtgtattttaaaagaaaatcgaGTATCGTATGAGAAATAGAAAGTTGTACAAAtgcaaaaaaactaatttacaaaGACGCCACAAGTGTAGGCTTCATATGTTGATGTAAGACAGTTTGTAATGAGTAAGTGTAACGCTGACCCGTaggaaagataaattatatttaaaaaggtaccCGAAATACAGTCCAAAGACTAGGACTACATGGATGCAACGTGATCTAGTTTCAATTTTAATGTACGTTTTAATTTGCGTGAAATACTTCAATATAGCGGTAGGTAGCGGCGAAGGACTGTATTTAAGGAGTACTATCTGAGAGGTACAGTAGGCCGACTCACCGATGCTCGCGATGGTCGCAATCCCGCGAGGCGTGACCAAAACCACCCAGTCGGGCTCCGTGGCGACATACTCACGTGGTGCGCTTGATCAGCTAAGCTCGTATCCTGAGTGCGATAAATCCCGATCGGGATTTCGCATGTGGTAGAACATAACTTTTGATATAGCCGACCATATGTACGTATCCACATATCCTCCTTTGTTATTTTCATCTGTCAGAAGTCCAAGGTAGCAAaatgttacttaataatattcggTATAACAATTTTAAGGATGAAATCatcaatatattgaaaattacaataaattttacacgcATAAATTCGCGCAGCATGAGGTGAAATGAGATTGCAATAAGATCTTTTACAGCTTTCGCAAATAATATATTCGCAAACGTATTAAATGAAACTTACAGAAGTAAGAAATCCTGATCCTGGAGCCTGATCAACGCCCAACAAGAGTCTCACAAAAGTTATGACGTAATCTTTTACGAATGCCTGATATAGAAGCGTATCCAACATAGACGCGGAAAAGACAGAACCAGCAGCAAAGGGAAGTCGGAACATGTAGGAGATATGGGACCCTCTTTCTTTTTCGCGCTGCAATAAAAGATGctgtgataaatataattttagtgttTTCATATGACCTAAAAACATTATAGCAAACCTTTTCCATCTTCGAAAGATGCAACGCGTATTTATCATGAGCTCTGAATTGCATAAATCGCATGTTTGATGATTGAGATAGTTCCGTTATAGATTTAATAGATGGAAAGAATctgaaaaagattaattatcttGAGCCCATTGAAATAGCGCCAGACCGCAGTAGCGTACCTGTTATTCGCTgagcattatatattttcataaatgtcGCTTGCAATTCGAAAAGAAATATTCGCAAAGCGCGCACCTTACCTAGTATCTTAACAACTAGActagatataaaaaatgactGTATTAAGGAAGATTTTTACTTGAACATTGTTTGAACTGCCACTATGGTGTTGCAGTCAGAGAGACTGTCCTCTTCGGCTGAATTAGATAATTCTTTGTTAACAACCACCACGTTTTCGGCTAAAGTTATACCTGCGCGCAGAAGATCATCTAGGCTGTAAagttaactttatattattgcCTTTGGAATTGAATATCTTATAATACaaggatataattaaataagtatcttaCCAATCAATAGTACCGAGCATCCAATAGACCAATGGAAAGTAAGAAATTGAATCAAGGAAAGCGACATCAGGTCGGCGTTCCAGCAGGAGGATTATAGGATTGAGTGAAGTTTTTGACCTGAAATGTGCGCGCAGTggaataataaagttatagatTCCATTGGAGGCGTAATCGGCAGCAAGAATTATTGTCTTATTTTGCCATTGGTATTCCTTTGCGTTACGGTAAGCGCAATGTTCGCACACTTGAGCCAGTTGAAGGCAACACAGAGGTTTCTTTTCCTTCAGCAAGTAGCACAACGTTGGGCTTACGCCTATGAACGGTGACACTGGAGGGAAGCCTTTCACGATCCTGTAAAGTAAGACATGCGGCAGTTTTTATAGGTTGAAAATTGATACTATTATTCACGTGTAACTTAAATAAGGCAAAGCaaagctttttattttaaagataataataattaagaaaataaaaaagaaaataaataaaagaaatacttacTGCTTGTATGctacataatcattattatgcagaatttatagaataaaaaaaatatatattaaaaatcgagAAAAATATGTGAATTCATATTCAAAAATGTGCTAATATAAACTAACATCCAATATCAAGCAGttttaaaatatgctttaaaataatatcgtgtGCACGTCTAATTTTGACTATATAAAGTTACCCTTAGTTGTAAGTACATTTGCTTTCTTtcagaaaacattaaaaatacacattttattaaataagtcgaacaaattaatatctaattttcactatacatttgtaaaaataattaacattgaaaattagctattaatcgttattaatattatgtgttaTAAATTCTTCATGgaatttaacaaacatttataattttatgagacACCAAAACCTCTCTAAgacaagaaattattttatatgacagtAAAGTGCATCGATGTCTTAGATCGTGAATAAGTAATTTCTAACAGTCATTGTCAGGACACTCAAGCTAGGGTTGCTTCATGCTTACCTGGTGAAATCGTTGCGCCAAGCAGTGCGTGTTTCACTCCCCCCCAGCGAGGACATGGAGCTCGTAGTTGCGTCGTCACTGCACACGCCGCGGCAGTGGGGACATACTCAGGGCTCAAGGGTACGTACACAATGCACACATTCGTATCAACTAAACACTCACGACGGGTAACATTCGTGTGTGCTACATACGAGCTTAAGGGATCGTGCGCTATAttagtttttgtaaattaacCATTAAAAAGTGGAACTTTTGAAATTTGCTTAAGAATGTGTGGTTTGTAGCAATTCAtttgataaaattgttaaattagttattaaaatgtctttttgatgttattaatttgaatgtGAATAATTTTTGGCACATGCGTGTAGCAATAAAATGACTGTAGTTAagctcaataattattttaaaataatgcaatatgAGAATGTAGACAATTAATGGATATTCATGACAATACTATTTCCTATTTATCattaatgttttcatattatatatttaatttaaaagagaaaaagctctggtattattttcatattttaaaataaatgttttgttgtgTTAAATCGTTGAAATAAAACACGAAAATACAAACCGCCGTACAGCCGTTGGATCAGAACCATGCTtcatgtatttttgtataatttattgtgttatCTTGACgaaatatttgcaatattttctttatatttcttatcataaaaaatgtatgctAACGGATCACCgaaatttgtttttactaaattaGGATTTTCGGTTTGATTTTTGTTTCACTCCactagatttaatattttatgagcaTTGAAAACTATAGTAACAAAACCGtaagttaatgtttatttactgTAGGAGTGCGTAGTGTAAGCTAGAAGCCAAGCAATACACATGTTCGATGCACAACAGAACTTACGAGTAAGATACAATGACGTACTTTGTGCTGAGTGCATGCAGCTGCTGAGATCCGCTTTTTCTATCTACACGATTTGAATGTACAGGCTAAAACAATAAGAAACAAATTTGGAAGATCGTCAAGATATTGTGTGTTTTTAAACTGGAGCACAATTATAttgacgataaaataaaaaaaataattagcaaaATTTAATTCTAGACATTTATCGGCGACAAATTATTgtcgttttaaaattgtataattattattaaaattagtaaaagaaaatatgatttaaGTTTTGCTAATACGTGTATGGATCTacattgtgtaaatataaaaacgtactcgtgtttataattatgtgaacaatgtaataaatctttttgcatgtttttaatttactgaATGTATATCCGATAAAACAgttaaactgtatttttaaagtttctAATTACTAATATTGAAAAGACAGCGaagtgacaaaaataaatatgcttgCGTGCATGATCGCGGTAATGGCGTTTCGGTCTGCGATGTGTCTTACGCAATCTTTTCGGAAGGAGAGCGCCAGGGGACGTCATCCTCCAGTTCATCTTCACTTTCGTCAACTCCAACTCCTTCCTCTTGATTATCAGATGCAATGTTTAGGCTGCTCGTTACCATATCCGGTACCGGAAGTATCGATGGTCTTCTACTACCTGAATAAgaacatttattacaaattaatacaatagTGCAGCATCGATTtcggtatattaatataatatggaaaAACTAAATGCTACCTCGTCGGCAATGGAGACTATCGGGACTCAAAAAGTTGGTGTTATCAGGTCGAGGAAGTAAGAGGTGGCTATCGGTTGCACTGTCTGTAGCCGGAGATTCTTTGAGACAGGTGCGTGAGTCTGATGCCGATGTTGATGCTTCTCCAAATTTCGctgaaagttatttttttttgtcgtaattGTTCTGTTAACTAGATACTTGTATTCATAAatgtttaacttaatatttgaagataattgataaaataataacaattgtgTTTCAACCAGTAGATTCGAAATCGACTTCTACTGGTTGGCTAGCCTCGATTATTTTCGAGGCTGTTAGCAATTGTAATAGCCAATTATTtcgtcaattatttaatataatatttgtatcgcATATCGCATTTCTCATTCTAAGTGATacgatttattttgaatatacattaataGCGATTCGACAATAATATATGACATGAGGATAATTTCGTGATATAATGATtgtatttgatgaattttgaatTCATACTACGAAACTAAGGCATCGCATGAGGCATACGCAATAGGCTATTCACGAATATAACGCACAAACTAGCCgctagaataaaaatatgaatacttcGTAAATACAAATAGCGATGCAATTATATGTTAACCATATCGGACGCAAAACCATtagaatattaaacaaacaaggAATTTTCAGATGGGACCATAATGTAAATTTTGCATTTCGATATTGATTATCTACTCGCCATACTTTAGTTTTGCTGCCTACAATAAAAATGCTAGCAAACATAGCATGCACAATACGATctcttttttctaaataatcatTCATGAGCTGAAATTAATCAGAATCATCCAATGTTGTCACTCACgtagtgtttttaaaattgacaGCTCTTTAACGCTTGAACCGTATTCTAATTcagcatttttaatatattattcatttttaaatttgtctatTTATGTAGGAAATGTACTCTTCGGACCAAAGTGAATAAGATAAAAGgaaaaatttatatagaataatatcaAAGCAAAACGTCAGTGACCGTGTAGTACCGGTATTTTACTTTCACCGTGATCAGAATTACCCAAAAATCCTCTAAAATGGCGAGCTGCTCTCTGTCCAGGTCGGCCAATCGATTCTAtaagattcaataaaataaaaatttggttGACATCGAGCAACTTAAGCAATAGAACTATAAAGTAGACCAAATGATCGCCAATAAACTAGTTAAACGGCGATTTTATCCAATCTACTTTAGGCAGTAATCCAACTGTGACACTCACAGCCAGCAACAGTTAAATTAGCGGATGATACAGTATTAGCTGGGTAGATGCGTGATGGCGATGTATTTGGTGTGGAACTCGCGGGAGCTTGTAGTATCACTTGTGGGAGGTCGTACTGAGCCACATTAGTACCGTCTGGTCTTTTCTGCTGTCCGGTGCCGCCTTCCGCATCTCCAGTCTTCTTTTCGTTAGAGAGGAGACTACATGTAGTTTGATCTTTTGGTATAGCATTGGATTTGCTTTCAGTCTGTTTTTCAGATACTACGAAAGCAGAGTTTTCTTCCTTCGTGATGCTCATGTAGTAGCACGTGTCGGTGCTTTTCATGATGTGTCGTGGGCCTGGATTCAAGAGTATGGTTTCTTCATAAAATTCAGGCAGCTCTGCTGGACGAACTCCAACTAAAGCTACACCATATCTAAAcgaaaaagaatatataaagtaaaaatataattattaagaatattttcgtatatttaAGCATATGCATACTTTCGGTGTGAGTGAAAACTGGCATAAGTAAAGCTTTTCCCTTCATATTCACCAAAGAATCGACTATCACCTAGTACGATATGATAGATTTCATTGCCAGAGCATTTGCCATAAAGACGATGCCATTCCTCTGGTGATTGTTGACCTTCTctgaaaaaattaaaccattaaTTGTAGAGAGAGATTTGTGAGAAATGTATACgtggcttaaatattttaagtataatagatGAAGGCTTACTGTCCGCGGCTCGTGTGCAGGAGCAGTGTAACTAGAGTTGATGCACCGGGGCAAGTGCAGTTGTTGGCGAGAAGTGCATATTTGAACTCATCTTCGCAAACAACAAACTCCGCAAACTTAACGTGTAGTTTATTCTCCGGCCGGAAAATTTGTACGTATTGGGGGACAATCGGGGCAAAATCTTTTACCGCCCAGGATCTGAAACGGTCACAGTTATTTTGATTAGATTTATTGTTGAATTGCCAGCGTAGTAGTGAGCACATAATCAAAATACCAGttcaagaattttaaattacctAAGAATCGTATGCTCGTCAGCAGCAGTTTTGTCAGCATAGTTTCTAGCAGCTAATATAAAACAAGCCTCGGCCTCGTTCATACGTGCTCGAATCAGATCAGTGTCCTTCAAACATGATccttgtatataaataacacgTTGAGCCCAAATCGGAACCTGTAATAGGTAATATGacgataaaaataagtttaaaataaactgcttatattacaaacttattacaaatttaGGTCATAATttcttctatttaaaaaaaaagtcatgcCTGCAGAATCATTCGCATGGTTGTATCCAGCTCCATTGGTGAAAGCAGTACAACGTAGTAATCCTGAAGTAGAGGATGAGCATAAAATTCATTCAGGAAATCCATAATTGTGTCGGCATGGAGCGTTGTCGAGCAAACTACCACGTGTTTCTCTGACTGTGCGCGGTGAGATGAGTAAGAACCACCGAGTTTCTGCCTTTCCATCCAGGTGAATGCCAATTGTTCAAACTGTAAcgatattcataaatttttaaagtacatttgtatttatttagtaatatttgtaggtcatcaattaaaaagaaacttatTTCTTTTTCAAGAAGTAGATTAATATAGTGTAACTAAAAAGATGTAAAATGTGTTAATTAATTGCTTTGAAGTCcgaaaacgtaataaatatctTGTAAAGTTCTTTATGaaaaatggaatattaataaagtgGTAAAGAGAACTCGAGTCTCTTCAAGCACTTTATACCTTAATTCAGTTTGCGAGGAAAGAATAACGTCCTTGAACATTCCATTAATACCGCGAATGAACTTGTtagacaaaattttattttaataattaaatataattttgaactttTCTGATTAGACATCAGTAGTTGAGGGTTTAGGTCTCAACGTCGCAAAGACGTTGATACTATATATTAGGTAACAAATGAGGATAAATGGCATTTCTTCTCAGCTACAAATGTTTGGAGTTCTCATTTCGTTGACGTACAGctaaaaagtataaaagaaatatatgttttataagatttaaatatgttatatgtaataataagatttaaataaatgaagttttAGTAATGAAGAACTAGCATGCTGAGAAGATAGAGAATAAGAAGATctgaaactttattttagagAAGTATAAGCGTTATTGGCTTATGTACAAAACTGATAGGTACATTCCGAACCTGCGTGGGCAAAACAACGAGTGCGACACCAATCATTATGACCATATACAGCTGGGATGGCCAGATATCCGGTACGAAATCTCCATAGCCCACAG
This genomic window from Vanessa atalanta chromosome Z, ilVanAtal1.2, whole genome shotgun sequence contains:
- the LOC125075926 gene encoding potassium channel subfamily T member 1 isoform X1; translation: MEMSGGGESADGPSSRGSAKVNFPPDVELERRPTGTFAGAAAAAFHRGRGRSMSAWSDISRSSIRFEERVRVEYYVNENTFKERLQLYFIKNQRSSLRIRIVNLFFKILACLLYIFRVCADGDPISASCYGCKPGNKTEFEYSANLTEEEFQEHPIINWDGIVWVNRPLYLWGVQVVLAMISLAEAILLVYLGYKGNIWQQVLSFHFILEMVNTVPFALTVPFPPLRNLFIPVFLNCWLAKRSLENMFNDLHRAMQKSQSALSQQLMILCVTLLCLVFTSVCGIQHFQRAGHRHLNLFQATYFVVVTFSTVGYGDFVPDIWPSQLYMVIMIGVALVVLPTQVRNFEQLAFTWMERQKLGGSYSSHRAQSEKHVVVCSTTLHADTIMDFLNEFYAHPLLQDYYVVLLSPMELDTTMRMILQVPIWAQRVIYIQGSCLKDTDLIRARMNEAEACFILAARNYADKTAADEHTILRSWAVKDFAPIVPQYVQIFRPENKLHVKFAEFVVCEDEFKYALLANNCTCPGASTLVTLLLHTSRGQEGQQSPEEWHRLYGKCSGNEIYHIVLGDSRFFGEYEGKSFTYASFHSHRKYGVALVGVRPAELPEFYEETILLNPGPRHIMKSTDTCYYMSITKEENSAFVVSEKQTESKSNAIPKDQTTCSLLSNEKKTGDAEGGTGQQKRPDGTNVAQYDLPQVILQAPASSTPNTSPSRIYPANTVSSANLTVAGSKFGEASTSASDSRTCLKESPATDSATDSHLLLPRPDNTNFLSPDSLHCRRGSRRPSILPVPDMVTSSLNIASDNQEEGVGVDESEDELEDDVPWRSPSEKIADDATTSSMSSLGGSETRTAWRNDFTRIVKGFPPVSPFIGVSPTLCYLLKEKKPLCCLQLAQVCEHCAYRNAKEYQWQNKTIILAADYASNGIYNFIIPLRAHFRSKTSLNPIILLLERRPDVAFLDSISYFPLVYWMLGTIDCLDDLLRAGITLAENVVVVNKELSNSAEEDSLSDCNTIVAVQTMFKFFPSIKSITELSQSSNMRFMQFRAHDKYALHLSKMEKREKERGSHISYMFRLPFAAGSVFSASMLDTLLYQAFVKDYVITFVRLLLGVDQAPGSGFLTSMKITKEDMWIRTYGRLYQKLCSTTCEIPIGIYRTQDTSLADQAHHVSMSPRSPTGWFWSRLAGLRPSRASQATGDAGPAGDGGSEGRGARSRRGTTGCLSGCYGDRTPAYSTSLADEARDNHAQQIERAEIANLVRSRIESLNLTGVDYDDVSEKRNSLSYVIINPSCDLNLQEGDIIYLVRPSPFSAQKTFERHNSRRKSNISFCSGALIQAAAAGSRRGSALGGLSSLSPRAPPLTNAKANSLSLPDSPTIITDFRGRSNSLRVVDDILLRRSNSLRQGLGTPASSRRRKSSLEEIGISHFNSLLQHQQQQQNANAIKIALNGSIGLEVTPPDEGPMDRFGYQDMAAALPSTSAGSGLPPTPDPQHLQGTIV
- the LOC125075926 gene encoding potassium channel subfamily T member 2 isoform X8; protein product: MEMSGGGESADGPSSRGSAKVNFPPDVELERRPTGTFAGAAAAAFHRGRGRSMSAWSDISRSSIRFEERVRVEYYVNENTFKERLQLYFIKNQRSSLRIRIVNLFFKILACLLYIFRVCADGDPISASCYGCKPGNKTEFEYSANLTEEEFQEHPIINWDGIVWVNRPLYLWGVQVVLAMISLAEAILLVYLGYKGNIWQQVLSFHFILEMVNTVPFALTVPFPPLRNLFIPVFLNCWLAKRSLENMFNDLHRAMQKSQSALSQQLMILCVTLLCLVFTSVCGIQHFQRAGHRHLNLFQATYFVVVTFSTVGYGDFVPDIWPSQLYMVIMIGVALVVLPTQVRNFEQLAFTWMERQKLGGSYSSHRAQSEKHVVVCSTTLHADTIMDFLNEFYAHPLLQDYYVVLLSPMELDTTMRMILQVPIWAQRVIYIQGSCLKDTDLIRARMNEAEACFILAARNYADKTAADEHTILRSWAVKDFAPIVPQYVQIFRPENKLHVKFAEFVVCEDEFKYALLANNCTCPGASTLVTLLLHTSRGQEGQQSPEEWHRLYGKCSGNEIYHIVLGDSRFFGEYEGKSFTYASFHSHRKYGVALVGVRPAELPEFYEETILLNPGPRHIMKSTDTCYYMSITKEENSAFVVSEKQTESKSNAIPKDQTTCSLLSNEKKTGDAEGGTGQQKRPDAKFGEASTSASDSRTCLKESPATDSATDSHLLLPRPDNTNFLSPDSLHCRRGSRRPSILPVPDMVTSSLNIASDNQEEGVGVDESEDELEDDVPWRSPSEKIADDATTSSMSSLGGSETRTAWRNDFTRIVKGFPPVSPFIGVSPTLCYLLKEKKPLCCLQLAQVCEHCAYRNAKEYQWQNKTIILAADYASNGIYNFIIPLRAHFRSKTSLNPIILLLERRPDVAFLDSISYFPLVYWMLGTIDCLDDLLRAGITLAENVVVVNKELSNSAEEDSLSDCNTIVAVQTMFKFFPSIKSITELSQSSNMRFMQFRAHDKYALHLSKMEKREKERGSHISYMFRLPFAAGSVFSASMLDTLLYQAFVKDYVITFVRLLLGVDQAPGSGFLTSMKITKEDMWIRTYGRLYQKLCSTTCEIPIGIYRTQDTSLADQAHHVSMSPRSPTGWFWSRLAGLRPSRASQATGDAGPAGDGGSEGRGARSRRGTTGCLSGCYGDRTPAYSTSLADEARDNHAQQIERAEIANLVRSRIESLNLTGVDYDDVSEKRNSLSYVIINPSCDLNLQEGDIIYLVRPSPFSAQKTFERHNSRRKSNISFCSGALIQAAAAGSRRGSALGGLSSLSPRAPPLTNAKANSLSLPDSPTIITDFRGRSNSLRVVDDILLRRSNSLRQGLGTPASSRRRKSSLEEIGISHFNSLLQHQQQQQNANAIKIALNGSIGLEVTPPDEGPMDRFGYQDMAAALPSTSAGSGLPPTPDPQHLQGTIV